A part of Rattus rattus isolate New Zealand chromosome 6, Rrattus_CSIRO_v1, whole genome shotgun sequence genomic DNA contains:
- the Ddx47 gene encoding probable ATP-dependent RNA helicase DDX47, whose product MAADEEPDSPTEALQTAAEEEETKTFKDLGVTDVLCEACDQLGWAKPTKIQIEAIPLALQGRDIIGLAETGSGKTGAFALPILNALLETPQRLFALVLTPTRELAFQISEQFEALGSSIGVQCAVIVGGIDSMSQSLALAKKPHIVIATPGRLIDHLENTKGFNLRALKYLVMDEADRILNMDFETEVDKILKVIPRDRKTFLFSATMTKKVQKLQRAALKNPVKCAVSSKYQTVEKLQQYYLFIPSKFKDTYLVYILNELAGNSFMIFCSTCNNTQRTALLLRNLGFTAIPLHGQMSQSKRLGSLNKFKAKARSILLATDVASRGLDIPHVDVVVNFDIPTHSKDYIHRVGRTARAGRSGKAITFVTQYDVELFQRIEHLIGKKLPVFPTQDEEVMMLTERVSEAQRFARMELREHGEKKKRKREDAGDDDDTEGAIGVRNKVAGGKMKKRKGR is encoded by the exons ATGGCGGCAGACGAGGAACCCGATTCCCCCACAGAAGCCCTTCAGACagctgcagaagaggaggaaacgAAAACATTTAAGGACTTG GGTGTGACCGATGTATTGTGTGAAGCTTGTGACCAGTTGGGATGGGCAAAGCCCACCAAGATCCAGATTGAAGCTATTCCTTTGGCCTTGCAAG gtcGTGATATTATTGGGTTGGCAGAAACGGGATCTGGAAAAACAGGTGCTTTTGCTTTGCCCATTCTGAATGCACTGCTGGAGACTCCCCAGCGTTTGTTTGCCCTGGTCCTCACCCCTACTCGAGAGTTGGCCTTTCAGATCTCTGAACAGTTCGAGGCCCTGGGGTCATCTATTGGAGTGCAGTGTG ctgtcattgttggtggaattgatTCGATGTCTCAGTCACTAGCGTTGGCCAAAAAACCACATATAGTAATAG CTACTCCTGGCCGACTGATTGACCACTTGGAAAATACCAAAGGCTTCAACTTAAGAGCTCTTAAGTACTTGGTCATGGATGAAGCAGACCGGATACTGAACATGGATTTTGAGACAGAG GTTGACAAGATCCTCAAAGTGATTCCCCGAGATCggaaaacatttctcttttctgctaCCATGACCAAGAAG gTGCAAAAACTTCAGCGTGCAGCTCTCAAGAACCCTGTGAAGTGTGCTGTTTCCTCTAAGTACCAGACCGTTGAGAAACTGCAGCAGTATTACCTTTTTATTCCCTCTAAATTCAAG GACACCTACCTGGTTTATATTCTCAATGAGTTGGCCGGCAACTCCTTCATGATATTCTGTAGCACCTGTAACAACACTCAGAGAACAGCGTTGCTGCTTCGCAATCTCGGGTTCACGGCCATCCCCCTCCATGGGCAAATGAGTCAG agcAAGCGCCTTGGATCCCTTAATAAGTTTAAAGCTAAGGCGAGGTCCATTCTCCTAGCGACTGATGTGGCCAGCAGAGGTCTGGACATACCCCATGTGGATGTAGTGGTCAATTTTGACATTCCGACTCATTCTAAG GATTATATCCATCGAGTAGGACGAACTGCGAGAGCTGGGCGCTCTGGGAAGGCCATTACCTTTGTAACACA GTATGATGTGGAACTCTTCCAGCGCATCGAGCACCTAATTGGGAAGAAACTGCCTGTCTTTCCAACGCAGGATGAGGAGGTCATGATGCTCACAGAGCGTGTGAGCGAAGCCCAGAGATTTGCCCGAATG GAGTTAAGGgaacatggagaaaagaagaaacgCAAGCGAGAGGACGCAGGAGATGATGATGATACCGAGGGCGCTATTGGTGTGAGGAACAAGGTGGCTGGGGGGAAAATGAAGAAGCGGAAAGGCCGCTAA